Proteins encoded by one window of Pseudochaenichthys georgianus chromosome 9, fPseGeo1.2, whole genome shotgun sequence:
- the hs3st1l2 gene encoding heparan sulfate (glucosamine) 3-O-sulfotransferase 1-like 2 yields the protein MLWTVVLALLMLLLLQTQLSVCLRGLRSGVSSSSSSSSSSSSSSSSSSSSSSSSSTSHNASQQRLPGAIIIGVRKGGTRALLEMLNLHQDVEVAKAEVHYFNIEEHFRRGLAWYKAQMPFTLPGQLTVEKTPGYFASPQAPARVWALNPAVRLLLIVRDPAERLISDYTQVLHNRLTRHKPYQPLEELLINKGHIDPAYKALQRSLYHQHLARWLEVFPREQIHVVDGDALIQDPFPELRKAERFLDLPPRISPDNFYYNTTKGFYCLLSAGHDKCLDESKGRPHAPLSTQAFQKLCRYFRKPNKMFFEMIGRSFSWC from the exons atGCTGTGGACAGTGGTCCTAGCGCTGCTGATGCTTCTCCTGCtgcagactcagctctctgtgtGCTTAAGGGGATTACGCAGCGGGGTTTCcagctcctcctcttcctcctcctcttcctcttcatcttcctcttcctcttcctcgtcCTCGTCCTCGTCCTCTACCTCCCACAATGCCAGCCAGCAGCGGTTGCCCGGAGCGATTATCATTGGGGTGCGGAAAGGCGGCACCAGAGCCCTGCTGGAGATGCTCAACCTGCACCAGGACGTGGAGGTGGCAAAGGCCGAG GTGCACTACTTCAACATCGAGGAGCACTTCCGCCGAGGCCTGGCTTGGTACAAAGCCCAGATGCCCTTCACTCTTCCTGGTCAGCTGACGGTGGAGAAGACCCCCGGCTACTTTGCGTCCCCTCAGGCTCCTGCACGAGTCTGGGCCTTGAACCCCGCCGTACGCTTGTTGCTCATCGTCCGGGACCCGGCTGAGAGGCTGATCTCCGACTACACCCAGGTCCTGCACAACCGCCTGACCCGCCACAAGCCCTACCAGCCTCTGGAGGAGCTCCTGATCAACAAGGGGCACATCGACCCTGCCTACAAGGCGCTGCAGAGGAGCCTGTACCACCAGCATCTGGCCCGCTGGCTGGAGGTCTTCCCCAGGGAGCAGATCCACGTGGTGGACGGCGACGCACTCATTCAGGATCCCTTCCCCGAGCTGAGAAAGGCAGAGAGGTTTCTGGACCTGCCGCCCAGGATAAGCCCCGACAACTTCTACTACAACACCACCAAGGGCTTCTACTGCCTCCTGTCTGCGGGACACGACAAGTGCCTGGACGAGTCCAAAGGCAGGCCGCATGCGCCGCTGAGCACTCAGGCCTTTCAGAAGCTTTGTCGCTACTTCAGGAAGCCCAACAAGATGTTCTTCGAAATGATAGGAAGGTCGTTCTCCTGGTGCTGA